One Dromiciops gliroides isolate mDroGli1 chromosome 3, mDroGli1.pri, whole genome shotgun sequence DNA segment encodes these proteins:
- the APOC3 gene encoding apolipoprotein C-III: protein MAGNEGLGLSIRLASSTSYPHLTWVQLVKVSGSTGDLCPAPWASSAHCPADNIKQATQYWIFLSQSAHPRKQLFRRRVAMQRRVFFASVFLTLLVFAHAQAEETFLDRVQDYVQQAAQQAQDALTSVQESQVAKQAKGWMAEGFTSLHDYWSTWTDKFSGLWEKSEKAVKEIPERDAP, encoded by the exons ATGGCTGGTAATGAAGGACTCGGGTTATCTATCAGACTGGCCTCCTCCACCTCCTACCCCCATCTCACTTGGGTTCAGCTAGTAAAGGTTTCTGG GTCAACAGGTGACCTTTGCCCAGCTCCCTGGGCCTCCAGTGCCCACTGCCCAGCGGACAATATAAAACAGGCCACACAGTATTGGATCTTCCTATCCCAATCAGCACATCCCAGGAAGCAGCTTTTCAG ACGCAGAGTGGCCATGCAGCGCCGAGTTTTCTTTGCTTCTGTGTTCCTGACCCTGCTGGTCTTTGCTC ATGCCCAGGCAGAGGAGACATTCTTGGACCGGGTCCAAGACTATGTGCAGCAGGCGGCCCAACAAGCCCAGGACGCGCTGACCTCGGTGCAGGAATCTCAAGTGGCCAAGCAGGCCAA GGGCTGGATGGCTGAAGGCTTCACTTCCCTGCATGATTATTGGAGTACTTGGACAGACAAGTTCTCTGGCCTATGGGAGAAAAGTGAAAAGGCAGTGAAAGAAATTCCTGAAAGAGACGCACCTTGA